Genomic DNA from Brenneria izadpanahii:
CGATAGGCTTTATTGTTTGATGAGTGACGACCTGAGCCGTGAAACCTTACGTCGCCTGGTAACATTTCGCCTATATCGCGATCTGTCTCAAATGAGTATTTTCACTAACCGGATGGAAGATCAGTACTTTGAGGATTTTCTGAGGCTGGATGAGGAATCTTTCGTTGATGCCGGTGGTTATGATGGGCTAAATAGTTTGATTTTTGCTGAACGTTATCCCGATTATCATACCATTCATTTGTTTGAACCTAACCCTGACATCATTACGTTGGCCAAGAGAAAACTACATGCTCTGCCGAGAGTTGCTTTCTATGAATTAGGGTTATCTTACTGCGCGCAGCAGTTAAATTTCGACAGCAATGAAGGTGTCGCTTCGGCATCAAAAATCAGTGATAGCGGTAATACCGTCATTCATGTTGATGCTCTAGATAACGTCATTAAAGACAGAGTAACCTTTATCAAAATGGACATCGAGGGAGCGGAGTCAGATGCAATCGCTGGAGCAAAACAAACTATTTTGGCTCATCACCCGAAACTCGCTATTTGCGTTTATCACAAGCCAAATGATTTTTGGTATTTAGTTGAACAAATACTGTCTATTCGAGCTGATTACAAACTGTATTTTCGACATTACACAGAAGGTACTGACGAAACTGTAATGTATTTTGTTCCTGATTAGATGGTACGGGTTTTCTGTATATTTGATAAATTTTCAGTATGGTGTCAATATGATATCTGTTTGCATGATCGTTAAAGACGAAGCTCAATACCTAAAAAATACGCTTAGCAGTATTGCTGAATATTTTGATGATATCGTGGTGGTGGATACGGGATCGACTGATGATACTAGGGAGATCGCCGCGGGCTTTACCCAAAAGGTTTATGACTTTACATGGGCATCTGATTTTTCCGCCGCCAGAAACTATTCTTTATCGTTCGCAAAATATGATTGGGTACTGATTATCGATGCGGATGAGGAAATCGCTTCTATTGATATCAGTGCGTTGCATCAACTGATGCATGTTAACCCGGAAGCGATCGGCAGAGTTGTTCAGGTTAATCATATTGATGAGGGAGACGGTGTCGGGGTCGTCAAAGAACCGATTAGCCGTTTATTCAGGAAGGATCTTTATTATTATCAGGGCATTATCCATGAGCAAATTGTGCCTAAAAATAACGAGAATGTGTCTGGCAACAGATTTATGGTCCCCATTTCCTTAAATCATATCGGCTACAGAAAAGAAATCCTGCAAAGTAAAAATAAAATAGCTAGAAATATTAGCTTGCTTAAAAAAGCCCTTGAGTCAACGCCTGAAGAACCTTATCTGCATTATCAGATAGGAAGAAGTTATTTTTTGGACAAGAATTATTCTCTGGCTGCTGAGAGTTTTGAAACTGCGCTGGCTTTACAAAAAAACTTTTCCTATAGCTATAATGAAATTTTGATAGAAAGTTATGGATACTCCCTGATCAATGTGGGTGAATACAAAAAAGCGTTATCTATTCTGAAATATGAAGAATATTGTGATTCGACAGATTTTGTATTTTTAAAAGCGTTGATATTAATGAATAATGGTGAACTTCAGCGCGCGGTTGATACTTTTTTACTTTGCACGAAAATGAAGCCTGGAAGTAATGAAGGAGTGAATTCTTATAAGGCTAACTATAATATTGGCGTGATATTAGAGTGTTCGAAAATGTACCAGAAAGCCAAAGAACTTTACCATAAATGTGGAAATTATAATCCGGCGCTGGATGGGATCAGGCGTATTATGGATAAACAAATTGAATAGCATTTTGCTGCGAAGCGCCTCCACTCTTTTCCCTCTGCCGCTTCTCCGTTGGGGATAATCCGCTAAGGTAGCGGGCAATTACCACCACAGGGACGCGGTGCCATGCAGCCTCACGATGCTATCTTCAAACAATTCCTCGGGAATATCGATATCGCGCGGGATTTTCTTGCCATTCATTTGCCGCCGGAAATCCGAGAACACTGTGATTTCACCACGCTGCAACTGGAGTCGGCTTCATTTGTGGATGAAGAACTGCGCTCACGGGTGTCGGATATGCTCTATTCCTGCCATACGTCACAGGGGAAAGGCTATATTTATTGTGTCGTCGAGCATCAGAGCACCCCGGATAGGCTGATGGCGTTCCGGCTGTTGCGGTGTACGCTGGCGGCGATGCAGCAACATCTGTCTCAGGGGAATAAAA
This window encodes:
- a CDS encoding FkbM family methyltransferase, with the translated sequence MKIENYIPHESKLLFCKEFIESKRPKYVFGRNDFAVEINNTLNITGFIDETSTDTIYLGKPVSHSLDALPEDAMVLFVSCMSPLTVSKKLSDKNIDFIDYFFFQKYSGLLLPDIPHWIGFADDYSRNKEKYDRLYCLMSDDLSRETLRRLVTFRLYRDLSQMSIFTNRMEDQYFEDFLRLDEESFVDAGGYDGLNSLIFAERYPDYHTIHLFEPNPDIITLAKRKLHALPRVAFYELGLSYCAQQLNFDSNEGVASASKISDSGNTVIHVDALDNVIKDRVTFIKMDIEGAESDAIAGAKQTILAHHPKLAICVYHKPNDFWYLVEQILSIRADYKLYFRHYTEGTDETVMYFVPD
- a CDS encoding glycosyltransferase; protein product: MISVCMIVKDEAQYLKNTLSSIAEYFDDIVVVDTGSTDDTREIAAGFTQKVYDFTWASDFSAARNYSLSFAKYDWVLIIDADEEIASIDISALHQLMHVNPEAIGRVVQVNHIDEGDGVGVVKEPISRLFRKDLYYYQGIIHEQIVPKNNENVSGNRFMVPISLNHIGYRKEILQSKNKIARNISLLKKALESTPEEPYLHYQIGRSYFLDKNYSLAAESFETALALQKNFSYSYNEILIESYGYSLINVGEYKKALSILKYEEYCDSTDFVFLKALILMNNGELQRAVDTFLLCTKMKPGSNEGVNSYKANYNIGVILECSKMYQKAKELYHKCGNYNPALDGIRRIMDKQIE